The Bacteroidales bacterium genomic interval ACTCCGGCCTATATTATTCCCCGGAAAATTTTTGGCATTGAACCATTGGAACCTTCTTTCCGCAAAATACGCATCAAACCCCAGCCGGGTGACTTAGAGCAGGCAGAAATAAAACACCCTACCATCAGGGGATCAATAGAGATAAAATTTCAGAATCGCGGGGATATTTTCTCTATGGATGTAAAACTTCCCGCCAATACCCAATCGGATATCTGTTTGCCCAAAAAGTTCAGAGAATACAGTCTTTTTAAAGACGGAGAAACCGTCAAAGGCAGGGAACAGGAGGATCGCGTGTTAATTGAAGATGTCAGCCCGGGAGAGCATTCATTTGAAATAAAAAAGGAGGAATCATTATGAAAATAAGAAAGGTTTTAATAGTTTTTGTATTGGCTATGATCTCCCAGGTTATCCGGTCTAAGGCATCGGAATCCTCGCAGCCTGATGATCCGCCGAATATTGTACTGATTATGGCTGATGACCTGGGCTACTCCGACCTGGGCTGTTATGGCGGGGAGATTGAAACCCCTAACCTGGATTCGCTTGCTGATAATGGACTACGCTTCACCCAGTTTTACAATGAAGGCCGTTCCTTTCCTACCCGTGCTGCTATACTGACCGGTTATTACGCTCAACAAAATCCCGGTAAGTGGGGTTATTTATTGCCCCATCACCTTGATCAGGCAGGTTATCAAAGCTATCACAGCGGTAAATGGCATATTGGCAATGCTGAACCGCCGGTTGCTCAGGGAGGTTTCGATCGATCTTATTGGACCACTGATCATAACCGCCATTTTTCACCCGAAACGCATTATTTAGACGATCAAAAATTACCCCCTGTTGAAGCGGATAGGGATTATTATTCCACCACTGCCATAGCAGATTATTCCATTAGGTTTCTGGAAGAGCATCAGCGGCAATATACAGATTCCCCGTTTTTCTTATATACTGCCTTTATTGCACCCCATTTTCCATTGCAGGCTCCACAGGAGGACATTGATAAATATCGGGACCGTTATCTGAATGGCTGGAACG includes:
- a CDS encoding alpha-L-rhamnosidase, whose amino-acid sequence is TPAYIIPRKIFGIEPLEPSFRKIRIKPQPGDLEQAEIKHPTIRGSIEIKFQNRGDIFSMDVKLPANTQSDICLPKKFREYSLFKDGETVKGREQEDRVLIEDVSPGEHSFEIKKEESL